The genomic interval AAATGCATCATCCCCAGAAGATCTTTAAACTTCAACGTAATAATTTCTGACTTTTCTCGACATGGGTTTCCAGATTTTGCGTTAATGGCGTTCTCTTTCATGCATTCTAATGGGGTTCCTATTGACACGTATGCCCTCTGCAGCTCTTTGacttcttgttctcttgttCAGAATGGGGTGTATGGAAAACAGATTCACGCATTCGTGGGGAAATCAGGTTGGTTATGTAGTGTTTTTGTGGGGAGTGCGATTGTTGATATGTATGCAAAAAATTCGTTGATTAATGATGCAGTTGAAGTGTTTGATGAAATTCCTATGAAGAATACTGTGTGCGCAAATGCACTGCTGGCTGGGTACGGCGAGGCTAGGATGTGGGTTGAAGGACTTGAATTGCTACGGGAGATGCAGGCTCTGGATTTGAAGTATGACCAGTTCACTCTGTCTGCTTCTTTACGTGCATGCGCTGGTTTATCTGCAATTGCACTGGGTAAGCAAGTGCATGCTTATCTACTGCGAACGGTTTATGATATTACATGTGATGTTCATCTGCAAAGTACATTAATTGAAATGTATGGGAAAAGTGGCATGGTGGAAAAAGCATGGAATGTATTCAATTTCGCAGGACTTAGACAAAAAGAAGATGGGAAAAGGGATATCATAATGTGGACTTCTATGCTTAGTGTTTATGGTAGAAACGGGTGTTACAAAAGAGTAATTGAACTGTACAACCAGATGTTGATGGAAGGGAACAAACCAGATAGAGTGGCTTTTGTGACGGTCATTTCAGCTTGTGGTCATACTGGTGAGGTGAATCTTGGAGTCAAGTATTTTGACTCCATGCAGAGTGATTTTGGGTTGGAACCTGGTCAAGAGCACTACAGTTGTTTGGTTGACTTGCTCTGTAGAGCTGGGGAATTGGAAAAAGCATGGAAGCTCGTAAATGATATCAAAAGTTGGGATTACAATGTTTCCTTGTGGGGAGCTTTACTCCGTGCTTGTTTGGAACAGGGAAATATTAAGTTGGGTAATTTGGCAGCTCATAGGGCACTTGAATTGGATCCTCAGAATGCTGGGATATTTGTTATGCTATCAAATCTGTATGCTGGTTTTGGATTGTGGAATGAGATAGAGCGTTTAAGGGAATTTG from Benincasa hispida cultivar B227 chromosome 10, ASM972705v1, whole genome shotgun sequence carries:
- the LOC120088128 gene encoding pentatricopeptide repeat-containing protein At5g04780, mitochondrial-like, whose amino-acid sequence is MSSPHHFYIRRSLDSFASFFRHSCQSKNLKAIKRIHAHLLRTRFQFFSPNLHSKLILSYSQINPNFDAQSLNSIFKCIIPRRSLNFNVIISDFSRHGFPDFALMAFSFMHSNGVPIDTYALCSSLTSCSLVQNGVYGKQIHAFVGKSGWLCSVFVGSAIVDMYAKNSLINDAVEVFDEIPMKNTVCANALLAGYGEARMWVEGLELLREMQALDLKYDQFTLSASLRACAGLSAIALGKQVHAYLLRTVYDITCDVHLQSTLIEMYGKSGMVEKAWNVFNFAGLRQKEDGKRDIIMWTSMLSVYGRNGCYKRVIELYNQMLMEGNKPDRVAFVTVISACGHTGEVNLGVKYFDSMQSDFGLEPGQEHYSCLVDLLCRAGELEKAWKLVNDIKSWDYNVSLWGALLRACLEQGNIKLGNLAAHRALELDPQNAGIFVMLSNLYAGFGLWNEIERLREFVRKEGLYKDVGCSWIEITS